One part of the Lotus japonicus ecotype B-129 chromosome 2, LjGifu_v1.2 genome encodes these proteins:
- the LOC130736435 gene encoding protein Ycf2-like has protein sequence MGLIHIPCSEKYLPSENRKKGIPCLKKCLEKGQMYRPFQRDSVFSTLSKWNLFQTYIPWFLTSTGYKYLNFIFLDTFSDLLPILSSSQKLVSIFHDIMHRSDISWRILQKKWCLSQWNLISEISSKCFHNLLLSEEIIHRNNESPLISTHLRSLNVREFLYSILFLLLVAGYLVRTHLLFVSRVYSELQTEFEKVKSLMIPSYMIELRKLLDRYPTSEQNSFWLKNLFLVTLEQLGNSLEEIRSSASGGNMLWGGGSAYGVKSIRSKKKYLNLINLISIIPNPINRIAFSRNMRHLSHTSKAIYSLIRKIKNVNGDWIDDKIESWVSHSDSIDDKEREFLVQFSILTTEKRIDQILLSLTHSDHLSKNNSGYQMIEQPGTIYLRYLVDIHKKYLMNYEFNTSCLVEKRIFLAHYQTITYSQTLCGTNSFHFSSHGKPFSLRLALSPPRGLLVIGSIGTGRSYLVKYLAANSYVPFIRVFLNKFLDNKPKGFLIDDSDDIDDIDDSHDIDDIDDSNDSDDIDRDLDTELELLTMMNALTMDMMPEKDRFYITLQFELAKAMSPCIIWIPNIHDLDVNESNSLSLGLLANHLSRDCERCSTRNILVIASTHIPQKVDPALLVCPKPLVLWALHLVLHIDHEVFFRNLPKTLDVYVPRKRKTTAKTSDGEHKVKRKKAKKDSATTALNQNPAPRPTRGSARHASKYASPSVSISLTTIDETQLLPPPSTSTTSTTIPLTSPLISLTLPIPTQPIQITTTTISTTAEQSSNPSPRVNLLEILRQSTYAPNPPIQLTYTSLVTTESDQPQLIQPQPHPIPLSVSFPINNVEPTT, from the exons ATGGGTTTGATACATATTCCATGTTCTGAGAAATATTTACCATCCGAAAATAGGAAAAAAGGGATTCCTTGTCTAAAAAAATGCCTTGAGAAAGGGCAGATGTATAGACCCTTTCAACGAGATAGTGTTTTTTCAACTCTatcaaaatggaatctattccAAACATATATACCTTGGTTCCTTACTTCGACAGGGTACAAATAtctaaatttcatatttttagatACTTTTTCAGACCTATTGCCGATACTAAGTAGCAGCCAAAAACTTGTATCCATTTTTCATGATATTATGCATAGATCAGATATATCATGGCGAATTCTTCAGAAAAAATGGTGTCTTTCACAATGGAATCTGATAAGTGAGATTTCGAGTAAGTGTTTCCATAATCTTCTTCTGTCCGAAGAAATTATTCATCGAAATAATGAGTCACCAttgatatcgacacatttgagaTCGCTAAATGTTCGGGAGTTCCTCTATTCAAtccttttccttcttcttgTTGCTGGATATCTCGTTCGTACACATCTTCTCTTTGTTTCTCGAGTCTATAGTGAGTTACAGACAGAGTTCGAAAAGGTCAAATCTTTGATGATTCCATCATACATGATTGAGTTGCGAAAACTTCTGGATAGGTATCCTACATCTGAACAGAATTCTTTCTGGTTAAAGAATCTCTTTCTAGTTACTCTGGAACAATTAGGAAATTCTCTAGAAGAAATACGAAGTTCTGCTTCTGGCGGCAACATGCTATGGGGTGGTGGTTCCGCTTATGGGGTCAAATCAATACGTTCTAAGAAGAAATATTTGAATCTCATCAATCTCATAAGTATCATACCAAATCCCATCAATCGAATCGCTTTTTCGAGAAATATGAGACATCTAAGTCATACAAGTAAAGCGATCTATTCAttgataagaaaaataaaaaacgtgAATGGTGATTGGATTGATGATAAAATAGAATCTTGGGTCTCGCACAGTGATTCGATTGATGATAAAGAAAGAGAATTCTTGGTTCAGTTCTCTATCTTAACGACAGAGAAAAGGATTGATCAAATTCTATTGAGTCTGACTCACAGTGATCATTTATCAAAGAATAACTCTGGTTATCAAATGATTGAACAACCGGGAACAATTTACTTACGATACTTAGTTGACATTCATAAAAAGTATCTAATGAATTATGAGTTCAATACATCCTGTTTAGTAGAAAAACGGATATTCCTTGCTCATTATCAGACAATCACTTATTCACAAACCCTGTGTGGGACTAATAGTTTTCATTTCTCGTCTCATGGGAAACCCTTTTCGCTCCGCTTAGCCCTATCCCCCCCTAGGGGTCTTTTAGTGATAGGTTCTATAGGAACTGGACGATCCTATTTGGTCAAATACCTAGCTGCAAACTCCTATGTTCCTTTCATTAGAGTatttctgaacaagttcctggATAACAAGCCTAAGGGTTTTCTTATTGATGATAGTGACGATATTGACGATATTGATGATAGTCACGATATTGACGATATTGATGATAGTAATGATAGTGACGATATCGATCGTGACCTTGATACGGAGCTGGAGTTGCTAACTATGATGAATGCGCTAACTATGGATATGATGCCGGAAAAAGACCGATTTTATATCACccttcaattcgaattagcaaAAGCAATGTCTCCTTGCATAATATGGATTCCAAACATTCATGATCTGGATGTGAATGAGTCGAATTCCTTATCCCTCGGTCTATTAGCGAACCATCTCTCCAGGGATTGTGAAAGATGTTCCACTAGAAATATTCTTGTAATTGCTTCGACTCATATTCCCCAAAAAGTAGATCCCGCTCTACTCGtgtgcccaaaacccttagtgctctg ggccttacacttGGTCTTACACATAGATCATGAAGTCTTCTTTAGGAACCTTCCAAAGACTTTAGATGTTTATGTTCCTAGGAAGAGGAAGACGACGGCAAAAACCTCTGATGGTGAGCATAAGGTAAAaaggaagaaggccaagaaggaTTCTGCTACGACAGccctgaatcagaatccagctCCAAGACCTACCAGAGGCTCTGCACGACATGCAAGTAAGTATGCCTCTCCTTCTGTCTCAATTTCACTTACAACCATTGATGAAACTCAACTTCTTCCCCCTCCTTCTACCTCTACTACGTCAACAACAATTCCCTTAACCTCTCCACTCATTTCCCTCACTTTACCCATACCAACCCAACCTATTCAaatcaccacaaccaccatctcAACCACCGCTGAACAATCATCTAACCCCTCTCCAAGAGTTAATCTTCTAGAAATCTTACGTCAATCCACCTATGCACCAAATCCACCGATTCAACTCACCTATACCAGCCTCGTTACCACCGAATCTGATCAACCTCAACTTATCCAACCTCAACCACACCCTATTCCTCTTTCAGTTTCCTTCCCAATCAACAATGTTGAACCAACCACATGA
- the LOC130736432 gene encoding uncharacterized protein LOC130736432, which yields MAYNEFIYEKAMDRLRKLNIEAANWLLDPERPKSMWARHTIDPDCKSDHVTNNIWEAFNSWLGDDRKKTILSMIESITCRLMSRFQRIYEKGCGFENIVTPRIRKGIDIKMQDGRFCIVTYAGNGEFQVKDGFTTFVVKLRTRECGCNYWRLSGLPCKHACACITYKRENVEMFCDEAYTTRIYCLSYTEIIHPMPELDTNNRGCYGKIDPPALKRLPGRPRINRKRGTTEGPAGSYARRSNTIRCGNCKEFGHNVLGCQRDKTKKQKKLMVRRAKDSQAMSSSNHGTLVQTRVSSQDPSRSSQVLMSNQVFSENIN from the exons ATGGCTTATAATGAGTTTATATATGAGAAAGCTATGGACAGACTCAGAAAACTCAATATTGAGGCTGCAAATTGGTTGTTAGATCCTGAAAGGCCTAAAAGCATGTGGGCAAGACATACTATTGACCCTGATTGCAAATCTGATCATGTAACTAACAATATTTGGGAGGCCTTTAATAGCTGGTTGGGAGACGATAGAAAGAAGACAATTCTGTCTATGATTGAGTCTATTACTTGCAGATTGATGAGTAGATTTCAAAGGATATATGAAAAAGGGTGTGGGTTTGAAAATATTGTGACACCTAGGATTAGAAAGGGGATTGACATTAAGATGCAAGATGGAAGATTTTGTATTGTCACATATGCAGGCAATGGCGAGTTTCAAGTAAAAGATGGGTTCACCACTTTTGTAGTAAAACTGAGGACTAGAGAATGTGGTTGTAATTATTGGAGGCTATCTGGTTTACCTTGCAAGCATGCATGTGCTTGTATTACCTACAAGAGAGAAAATGTGGAGATGTTTTGTGATGAGGCTTACACTACTAGAATTTATTGCTTATCTTACACTGAGATTATACATCCCATGCCTGAATTGGATACCAATAATAGAGGTTGTTATGGGAAGATTGATCCTCCTGCATTGAAGAGGCTACCTGGAAGGCCAAGAATTAATAGAAAGAGAGGTACGACTGAAGGTCCAGCTGGGTCATATGCAAGAAGATCAAACACAATTAGGTGTGGAAATTGCAAGGAATTTGGACATAATGTTTTGGGATGTCAGAGAGATAAAACCAAAAAACAG AAAAAACTTATGGTAAGACGGGCAAAGGATAGTCAAGCAATGTCTTCTTCAAATCATGGTACTTTAGTTCAAACTCGTGTGAGCAGTCAAGATCCATCCCGTTCAAGCCAAGTGCTCATGAGCAATCAAGtttttagtgaaaatatcaattGA
- the LOC130736433 gene encoding uncharacterized protein LOC130736433, giving the protein MFIGPYHIIERVGKVAYRIALPPFLSKIHDVLHMSQLRKYIPDPFHIIKEDDMQIRDNLSFEVMPIRIEECRIKQLRNKQVLLVKVIWNQVTGDATWELEEKIKERYPELFVEV; this is encoded by the coding sequence ATGTTCATTGGACCATACCACATCATTGAGCGAGTCGGTAAGGTAGCTTATCGTattgcgttgccaccttttctttccaagattcatgaCGTGCTACACatgtcacaattgaggaagtacatCCCTGATCCCTTTCATATTATCAAGGAAGACGATATGCAGAttagagacaacttgtcttttgaagtgatGCCAATAAGGATCGAAGAATGTAGGATCAAGCAGCTAAGGAACAAGCAGGTCCTTTTGGTGAAAGTAATTTGGAATCAAGTCACTGGCGATGCcacttgggaactagaagagaagATCAAGGAGCGGTATCCGGAACTCTTCGTTGAGGTTTAA